A region of Anopheles merus strain MAF chromosome 2R, AmerM5.1, whole genome shotgun sequence DNA encodes the following proteins:
- the LOC121589781 gene encoding mitogen-activated protein kinase kinase kinase 11 isoform X2 translates to MLMRSGIERSGSREQRDQQQDWVMMSPLWTARYDYEAQGDDELSLRVGQIVYVLSTDSSISGDEGWWTGKIGDRVGIFPSNFVTNEDPAVLKVQPVEIQYHELDLKEVIGVGGFSKVHRAFLNGEEVAVKASRQDDEFEVARQNVLQEAKLFWSLKHPNIVSLKGVCLDPKTLCLVMEYARGGSLNKILAGRKIPPNVLVDWAIQIARGMKYLHCEAPISVIHRDLKSSNVLISESIQHGHLLNKTLKITDFGLAREAYRTTRMSAAGTFAWMPPEVIKSGTYSKASDVWSYGVLLWELLTGETPYKGFDSLSVAYGVAVNTLALPIPKTCPESWGKLMKSCWEIDPHRRPSFKDIEKDLDIIARSGFAQTPHESFHTMQDGWKKEIAEVLQELRKKEKELRSKEEELTRVQQEQRYKEENLAKREQELHAREIELLGRELKILINQNTPTPKKRKGKFSKSRIKLIKKAPGQISLPSDFRHTITIQHTAIRDERQRIDTPPGSPATRLRTIVFPGDVIKGKTWGPSTLHQRERSHLPTMRPSARPQQFSKSAPNLDKSRATALSASSSRHEILDYDTDEAWYATSLGAGPCTDVSTLSVAPLCSSLNRYGTLPSTVPMPTLYASEGQRKPKLSIIELVLYNMASMLASIASGYDVRVSNVTPLHPRLHPGPLQPYESYSQPVSPYHHHHHHRHQLPPMVDPHPLQLEGMVRLDGIPPSLTPAPHTVDNALSQEVYEEELAHQAQDDRLYAQHSTPYQETPERQRPRKVHTQSTSPRQDERALKYTDSPQHYLPSTMSTTSGLGSNYTPSGPSSSFSVGAGTQPPTPSPRRKSSAASFMDFGDLPEERESRAGLYIPGEYDGYTQHNPIFNAGTRGVTSSYIGSHYFPYRPAINFAFERETKSYGGEPVYEDHHYDSASYHDYAYEGPGPSGTGSARATGTRVPTMGISATGHRRTHSSISSTLHSSNVNQGFHMEGDEMDGAGTRLIDDVTYKLGDLYLPGGGKDAASRLPASSTAKLHETPLPPAFHASSRMHQYENVPNFFRRQSSLQQAHYSPSSVHSGHLSGEFMSGGTIPEPEERPYTVLGLTEHGTDGGLLSSSLRPQTKLRSSMKKYTHSHPTHQQATASAGGQGKYGAGYGMHGTTSAANQTPPDSLTSDDSSYLSAKDNSSSISSQSRVRFTPEIVLDVDSPLQSPTCYTGGAAAAAAAPSGHGLKDRRSSSSGSTMLTATPGSGTSSTSISGRRSNACDTGQS, encoded by the exons ATGTTGATGCGGTCGGGGATTGAGCGGTCGGGTAGCCGGGAGCAGCGGGACCAGCAGCAGGACTGGGTGATGATGTCGCCCCTGTGGACGGCCCGCTACGACTACGAGGCGCAGGGCGACGACGAGCTGTCGCTCCGGGTGGGCCAGATCGTGTACGTGCTGTCGACCGACAGCAGCATCTCGGGCGACGAGGGCTGGTGGACGGGCAAGATCGGGGACCGGGTGGGCATCTTTCCGTCGAACTTTGTCACGAACGAGGACCCGGCGGTGTTGAAGGTGCAGCCGGTCGAGATCCAGTACCACGAGCTCGACCTGAAGGAGGTGATCGGCGTCGGGGGCTTCAGCAAGGTGCACCGCGCCTTCCTGAACGGGGAGGAGGTGGCGGTGAAAGCGTCCCGGCAGGACGACGAGTTCGAGGTGGCGCGGCAGAACGTGCTGCAGGAGGCGAAGCTGTTCTGGTCGCTCAAGCATCCGAACATCGTGTCGCTCAAGGGCGTCTGTCTCGATCCGAAAACGCTCTGCCTGGTGATGGAGTACGCGCGGGGCGGCTCGCTCAACAAGATACTGGCGGGGCGGAAGATACCACCGAACGTGCTGGTGGACTGGGCGATCCAGATCGCGCGCGGCATGAAGTATCTGCACTGCGAGGCGCCAATCTCCGTCATCCATCGCGATTTGAAGAGCTCGAACg TACTGATCAGCGAATCGATCCAGCACGGTCATCTGCTCAACAAAACGCTCAAAATCACCGACTTCGGGCTGGCCCGAGAGGCGTACCGGACTACTCGAATGTCGGCAGCCGGCACCTTCGCCTGGATGCCACCGGAGGTGATCAAATCGGGAACGTACTCCAA AGCGTCCGATGTGTGGAGCTACGGGGTGCTGCTGTGGGAATTGCTCACCGGGGAAACTCCCTACAAGGGCTTCGACTCGCTGTCGGTGGCGTACGGTGTGGCGGTGAATACGCTCGCCTTACCGATCCCGAAAACTTGCCCCGAATCATGGGGCAAACTGATGAAAT CCTGCTGGGAGATCGATCCACACCGTAGGCCTTCGTTTAAGGATATTGAAAAGGATCTGGACATCATTGCGCGGTCCGGCTTTGCTCAAACGCCCCACGAATCATTCCACACGATGCAGGACGGCTGGAAAAAGGAAATCGCGGAAGTGTTGCAAGAATTgcgtaaaaaagaaaag GAACTACGCAGCAAAGAGGAGGAACTGACGCGAGTTCAGCAAGAGCAGCGCTACAAGGAGGAAAATCTTGCAAAGCGAGAGCAGGAGCTGCACGCGCGGGAAATCGAGCTGCTGGGCCGTGAGCTAAAAATTCTAATCAATCAAAATACTCCTACCCCGAAGAAGCGGAAGGGGAAATTTAGCAAAAGTAGAATCAAG CTGATTAAAAAAGCACCGGGTCAAATTTCGTTGCCATCGGATTTTCGTCACACGATCACGATACAGCATACGGCCATACGCGATGAGCGGCAGCGGATCGACACGCCGCCCGGGTCGCCCGCTACCCGGCTGCGCACGATTGTGT TTCCGGGCGATGTAATCAAGGGTAAGACCTGGGGCCCATCGACGCTGCACCAGCGGGAGCGGAGCCACTTGCCGACGATGCGACCGAGCGCCCGACCGCAACAGTTCAGCAAGAGTGCCCCGAACCTGGACAAGTCCCGTGCGACCGCGCTGTCCGCTAGCTCGTCGCGGCACGAGATCCTAG ATTATGATACCGACGAAGCGTGGTACGCGACCAGCCTGGGCGCCGGGCCCTGTACCGACGTGTCAACGCTGAGCGTAGCGCCGCTCTGCTCTAGTCTGAATCGGTACGGCACGCTGCCGAGCACGGTGCCGATGCCGACGCTGTACGCTTCCGAGGGTCAGCGCAAGCCGAAGCTTTCCATCATCGAGCTCGTGCTGTACAACATGGCCTCGATGCTGGCCAGCATTGCTTCCGGGTACGATGTGCGCGTGTCGAACGTAACGCCGCTCCATCCGCGGCTACACCCGGGACCGTTACAACCGTACGAATCGTACTCCCAGCCCGTGAGtccgtaccaccaccaccaccaccatcgtcaCCAGCTGCCGCCAATGGTAGACCCACATCCGCTGCAGCTGGAAGGTATGGTACGGTTGGACGGGATACCGCCATCTTTAACACCCGCGCCACACACGGTGGACAACGCACTGAGCCAGGAAGTGTACGAGGAGGAGCTGGCTCACCAAGCTCAGGATGATAGACTTTACGCACAACACAGCACACCGTACCAGGAGACGCCGGAGAGACAGCGGCCGAG GAAGGTGCATACTCAATCGACCAGCCCAAGGCAGGACGAGCGGGCGCTGAAGTACACGGACTCACCGCAACACTATCTACCGTCGACGATGTCGACGACGAGCGGGCTCGGCTCGAACTACACCCCCTCGGGACCCAGCTCGTCCTTCAGCGTGGGAGCGGGAACGCAACCGCCAACGCCTTCGCCCCGCCGAAAGTCTAGCGCCGCGTCGTTCATGGATTTTGGCGATCTGCCGGAAGAGCGCGAAAGTAGAGCGGGCCTCTACATACCGGGCGAGTACGACGGGTACACGCAGCACAATCCAATCTTTAACGCGGGTACGCGCGGTGTCACTAGTAGCTACATCG GATCCCATTACTTCCCCTACCGGCCGGCGATAAACTTTGCGTTCGAGCGCGAAACGAAATCGTACGGCGGGGAACCGGTGTACGAAGACCACCACTATGATAGTGCCTCGTACCATGATTACGCGTACGAAGGTCCCGGCCCGTCGGGTACGGGCAGCGCTAGGGCAACGGGTACGCGCGTCCCAACGATGGGCATCAGTGCGACGGGCCATCGCCGGACGCACTCCAGCATTTCCAGCACGCTGCACAGTAGCAACGTTAACCAAGGGTTTCACATGGAGGGCGATGAGATGGACGGTGCCGGAACGCGGCTGATCGACGACGTGACGTACAAGCTGGGCGATCTCTACCTGCCCGGGGGTGGTAAGGATGCGGCTAGCCGCTTACCGGCATCGAGCACCGCGAAGCTGCACGAAACTCCCCTGCCTCCTGCCTTTCATGCGTCGAGCCGAATGCATCAGTACGAGAACGTGCCCAACTTCTTCCGGCGGCAATCGAGCCTGCAGCAGGCGCACTACTCCCCCAGCAGTGTGCACAGTGGCCATCTGTCCGGCGAGTTTATGTCCGGCGGTACAATCCCGGAGCCGGAGGAACGTCCGTACACGGTGCTAGGGCTGACGGAGCACGGTACCGACGGTGGATTGCTGTCGAGCAGCTTAAGACCCCAAACGAAGCTGCGCTCCAGCATGAAGAAGTACACGCACTCTCATCCGACGCATCAGCAGGCCACCGCGTCAGCTGGCGGGCAGGGTAAGTACGGAGCGGGCTACGGTATGCACGGGACAACCAGCGCCGCGAACCAAACACCGCCCGACAGTCTCACCAGCGACGACAGCTCGTACCTGAGCGCGAAGGACAACTCGTCCTCGATTTCCTCGCAAAGCCGGGTGCGCTTTACGCCGGAAATTGTGCTCGACGTGGACTCGCCGCTCCAGTCGCCGACGTGCTACACGggcggagctgctgctgctgctgctgccccgtCCGGCCATGGCTTAAAGGACAGACGCAGCTCCTCCTCCGGCAGCACGATGCTTACGGCAACGCCCGGTTCGGGCACGTCCTCGACGTCGATTTCGGGCCGGCGGTCGAATGCCTGCGACACGGGCCAATCCTAG